The genome window AGAAACTCGCGTGGTTGAGCGTGGCGTTCCTGGGCATGTTGGCGATTGTCACCGCCCATGGCGAGCAGCAACGCGGTGGCGGGGATTATCTGGCGGGTATCGCGTTGGCCCTGGGCGCGGCGTTCTTATATGCGATTGCGGCGCTGATCATCAAGCGCTTGAAGGAAGTGCCGCCGCACTTGATGGCGTTGATTCAAGTGATCACTGGCGCATTGCTGTTGGCGCCGCTGGTGCCTTGGAACAGCTTGCCCGCGACCACAAATGCCTGGGCTGCACTGGTTACGCTGGGCGTTGTGCACACCGGCCTGATGTATGTGTTGCTGTACGGGGCGATCCAGAAACTGCCGACCGCGATTACTGGGGCGCTGTCGTTTATCTACCCTATTGCGGCGATTTTTGTCGACTGGCTTGCCTTTGGGCATCGCCTGGGTTGGCTGCAATGGCTGGGGGTTGTTGCGATTCTGTTCGCGGCAGCGGGGTTGCAGCGGGGCTGGTGGTGGCCCCGCTCCCCAAGGGCTAGTGCGTGCCCTGAAAGATGATATTTTC of Pseudomonas fluorescens contains these proteins:
- a CDS encoding DMT family transporter, translating into MDTSIRRGSWEMVAAMLISGSIGWFVLVSGVSVIEVVFWRCVIGALTLLLVCALLGYLRLNLLTWAKLGLAMLSGVAIVGNWLLLFESYSRASIAISTAVYNVQPFMLVMLAAVLLGEKITVQKLAWLSVAFLGMLAIVTAHGEQQRGGGDYLAGIALALGAAFLYAIAALIIKRLKEVPPHLMALIQVITGALLLAPLVPWNSLPATTNAWAALVTLGVVHTGLMYVLLYGAIQKLPTAITGALSFIYPIAAIFVDWLAFGHRLGWLQWLGVVAILFAAAGLQRGWWWPRSPRASACPER